In Cynocephalus volans isolate mCynVol1 chromosome 16, mCynVol1.pri, whole genome shotgun sequence, the following proteins share a genomic window:
- the ACOX1 gene encoding peroxisomal acyl-coenzyme A oxidase 1 isoform X3, protein MAAFIQRTPDNWHLCPDGNGPRFVHRGRPEPLDLHLGMFLPTLLHQATTEQQERFFVPAWNLEIIGTYAQTEMGHGTHLRGLETTATYDPKTEEFILNSPTVTSIKWWPGGLGKTSNHAIVLAQLITKGKCYGLHAFIVPIREIGTHKPFPGITVGDIGPKFGYDEIDNGYLKMDNYRIPRENMLMKHAQVKPDGTYVKPLSNKLTYGTMVFVRSFLVGEAARSLSKACTIAIRYSAVRHQSEIKPGEPEPQILNFQTQQYKLFPLLATAYAFQFVGAYMRETYHRINEGIGQGDLSELPELHALTAGLKAFTSWTANTAIEACRMACGGHGYSHYSGLPNIYVNFTPACTFEGENTVMMLQTARFLMKSYDQVHSGNLVFGMVSYLNDLPSQRIQPQQVAVWPAAVDINSPDSLTEAYKLRAARLVEIAAKNLQTEVIHRKSKEVAWNLTSVDLVRASEAHCHYVVVKLFSEKLLKIQDKSVQAVLKNLCLLYSLYGISQNAGDFLQGSIMTESQISQVNQRIKELLTLIRPDAVALVDAFDFQDLTLGSVLGRYDGNVYENLFEWAKKSPLNKAEVHESYYKHLKPLQSKL, encoded by the exons ATGGCTGCCTTCATCCAAAGGACTCCAGATAATTGGCACCTATGCCCAGACGGAAATGGGCCACG CTTTGTGCACCGAGGGCGGCCTGAGCCTCTGGACCTTCACTTGGGCATGTTCCTGCCCACCTTGCTTCACCAGGCAACCACAGAGCAACAGGAGCGCTTCTTCGTGCCCGCCTGGAACTTGGAGATCATTGGCACTTATGCCCAGACAGAGATGGGTCATG GAACTCATCTTCGAGGTTTGGAAACCACAGCCACATATGACCCCAAAACTGAAGAGTTCATTCTCAACAGTCCTACTGTTACCTCTATTAAGTGGTGGCCTGGGGGGC TTGGAAAGACTTCAAATCATGCCATAGTTCTTGCCCAACTCATCACTAAGGGGAAATGCTATGGACTACATGCCTTTATTGTACCTATTCGTGAAATTGGGACCCATAAGCCTTTTCCGG GTATTACTGTTGGAGACATTGGCCCCAAATTTGGTTATGATGAGATAGATAATGGCTACCTGAAGATGGACAACTATCGTATTCCCAGAGAAAATATGCTGATGAAGCATGCCCAG GTGAAGCCTGATGGCACGTATGTGAAACCCCTGAGTAACAAGCTGACCTATGGAACCATGGTGTTTGTCAGGTCTTTCCTTGTGGGAGAAGCTGCTCGATCTCTGTCTAAGGCATGCACCATTGCCATTCGATACAGCGCCGTGAGGCACCAGTCTGAAATAAAGCCAGG TGAACCAGAACCGcagattttgaattttcaaaCCCAGCAGTATAAACTCTTTCCACTTTTGGCCACTGCCTATGCCTTCCAGTTTGTGGGTGCATACATGAGGGAGACCTATCATCGGATTAATGAAGGCATTGGCCAAGGGGACCTGAGTGAACTGCCTGAG CTTCATGCCCTCACTGCTGGGCTTAAGGCTTTCACTTCTTGGACAGCCAACACTGCTATTGAAGCGTGTCGGATGGCTTGTGGTGGTCATGGCTATTCTCACTACAGTGGTCTTCCAAATATTTATGTCAACTTCACCCCTGCCTGCACCTTTGAGGGAGAAAACACTGTCATGATGCTACAGACAGCTAG GTTCTTGATGAAAAGTTATGACCAGGTGCACTCAGGAAATTTGGTATTTGGCATGGTTTCCTACTTGAACGACCTGCCTAGTCAGCGCATCCAGCCACAGCAGGTAGCAGTCTGGCCGGCTGCGGTGGATATCAACAGCCCCGACAGCCTAACCGAAGCATATAAACTTCGTGCAGCCAG ATTAGTAGAAATTGCTGCAAAAAACCTTCAAACTGAAGTGATTCACAGAAAAAGCAAGGAGGTAGCTTGGAACCTAACTTCTGTTGACCTTGTTCGAGCAAGTGAG gCACATTGCCACTATGTGGTAGTTAAGCTCTTTTCAGAAAAACTCCTCAAAATTCAAGATAAATCTGTCCAAGCTGTCTTAAAGAATTTATGTCTCTTGTATTCTCTGTATGGAATCAGTCAGAATGCAGGGGATTTTCTTCAG GGAAGCATCATGACAGAGTCTCAAATTTCCCAAGTAAACCAGCGTATAAAGGAGTTACTCACTCTCATTCGCCCTGATGCTGTTGCTTTGGTTGATGCATTTGACTTTCAGGATCTGACGCTTGGCTCTGTGCTTGGCCGCTATGATGGGAATGTGTATGAAAACTTGTTTGAGTGGGCCAAGAAATCCCCGCTGAACAAAGCAGAG GTCCATGAATCTTACTATAAGCACCTGAAACCACTGCAGTCCAAGCTCTGA